Below is a genomic region from Polyodon spathula isolate WHYD16114869_AA chromosome 26, ASM1765450v1, whole genome shotgun sequence.
cttcctttttgacttgcgcttgcagttccaagtactctttctgtgtactgtgttcttggtcccttttaaactctctgtaaagtgcatttttttctctgaatatttttttaattgatctattaaacaattttgcccattttattttaggttttgatTCATCTAtttttgggatgtatttgttgaaaaatagccatcctttctctgtggatgttttctctattttactccaatctacttctgttagtctgtttcattccttcatagtttgactttttaaaattgtaaaccttagctttagtcattactttttgggtttgtaacagggcgagcagccctgtacagtatttatttttagaatggggttccCCTTCCTCCCCTGTAGTTTATTTTGCGttttgtgttatgatttatttatttgtgtttattatgtaaataAATGTCGGTGAACGTAATgggttttgtattgtatttgtttaaatgatggCTTAGccgcattttgttttgttattgtttttattttgaaacatgttctggcagaggtgagggaGTAACTCATCCtttgccaggaatgattaaaaaccttgtgcagaaggtggtcatctcccgaatgaagtgattcatttgttgctaaatcgggagatggtcacctgcgtAAAAGCCTGCAACTCTCTCCTCTCAGGGTGGATGTTCGAGAGGCGGAAtaagagtgagagaggagagaaattaaaaataataaggaTCACTGAAGGCAGTTGTCCAGCCTGACCTTATTTTCaagtaattattttgtgtttgtgattagttttatttaaaacctctgctctgtgagcagtgtttatttttgttcaaatattttatttattttttgttgtatttaaataaacggcacgctgcgtcttttgcctgcagtaccttgctGTGTTCTTCCGGcacctggcctgatgtcaccactcaccGTCCTGTTATagggttttaaaaagcagttcaaATGAGGACATGCTGTGATCTGAGTGTGCCAATGGTTCTgacttgttttagttattctgtctttatttgaaaagactaactCATGTTCCCCTCTAGTTGGTggcttgacaaattgcgttaggaagcagtcatttatcatttctaccatttcaattttggctctcgtgctccccaccggtttttcccattttatataggggatgttgaaatcccccattagtatggcttctcctttgctacacgcatttctaatgtcattgtatgacagattattttgcttggtatTTAAATTtagcagtctatagcatgcccctattattatgccctttgaattgcAAACAGGCAAAAATGCCTTGCGTTTGAGTTTCATTGCGGTACCATAGATGAAATTTACAGCTACAAATGCAATTTCAACATTTGTCAAGTCTGTGTATGTTTTTGTGCGTTCTTTGCTTAACACATTACATCAACTTTTGTTTACCTCAGTGTTTTTTGTTGGATATTAGAgcaagtaattttaaaagttttttttttttttctaattctacATTTTCCTACGTCTGCAATCATCCTCAGTAGTTCTGAGTTGTCTTGGTCCGATTTTGAGTTATAATGTTTCTATAAATTCGTATCTGGCTTTGTTTGCAGGGACTGAACAGACTTTCTGATTCCCTTTTAATCCTGTGACAACTTGATCTTTTAAAAGGTTTCTAACCTGTGCCTTACCTTCAGATGCTTGGTAAAGGCAGATAACTCAACTAACTCAATTGATCTGGTCCATTTCCTTCCTATGCAACAGCAATTCAatcacatgtattttaaaatactgcattataCTTTAAGTATAATCAGTCCAAAGTACAGTATCCAAAATGATAAGAACACTTTTTGGCTTGGTACTCATTTAAGTGTTTGTTCGAgtttatatttataacaaaaaaaaaacaaacaaaaaaaaaaaacccacacacacaggagctgTTTTAACAGgaaccttttgtttattttaatgctgaTGAAATTGCAATTCCTTCCTTTTTAGTTCAGAGTTCCAACCAACGTCgtttagtttctttaaaaaacaacagaattcGCATCCATGCAGATTCCTCCAATAAAATCAAAACTCCTCTCAACATGGCAACTAACACTTGCATGTTATTTTACACTGAATTCTGCCAAAGCTTATTTGATTTAATCATGTGTATCTTGCATTTAGTACTTGTATTAAAATCATCTTTCTTATCGGCTTGAAataacaaccacaaaaaaaaaaaaaaaaaaattaaaaattaaaaaaaaaatctctcaagtTGGAGGGATGAGGAatttatatatcttatatatatatatatatatatatatatatatatatatatatatatatatatatatatatatgacatatatatatatgtttccatATTTACagaagtatatattttataaagtaatttatgcattgaagaaaataattgttcctgtatacatttaattaatttctgAGGGTTGGTAAACACTACAGCAATCAACCAGTGTTGGTCTGAATACAGTtctcattattattcatttaggGAGTCTCTACCACCCCAAAAAGACCTGTCTATTCTGTGTATCACACCCTCAGTACCAGAATACAGCTCTTTCAAAGTTCACCCAGAAAGATAAACCCGCTGGCTCTAGGAATGTGATATAATGCTGCCAGGTCTGCAGTATACTCACTTACAGTCTCTGTCCAGGCTGCCTATATTAGCCACCCCActtccccatttaaaaaaaaaaaaaaagaatgtccatAGCCCCGCCCCAAAAAAACtcacttttacaatttaaaaaaagttaaataagatAATAAATTGCTGATTTTGGATTAAATTAATAAGCATACATAGTTGGACTGTGCCATGTTTTTGATTGAATGATATGCAAAACACTTTGGAGAACACTTTCATAGAGGTAAGCTCACATTTGATAAAACTTAAAATGCATCAAtctctcaaacttttttttttttttttttttttaatctcttgtaattatatatttgaaCACCAGGCAAACTTAATTTCTCTGTTGTCACCTGTTAGCAGTCAATATAAAGAGGCACTTATTTAATTCCTTGACCCTTGAGGTAGGTACAGCAGAATTTAACTTCCACCTGCACTAGCTTTTATTGGAAAGAGGTGTGGGAGTTGTATCTATATTTTGGGTTTATGGAACATTTTGACAATTTAACATGATGCAAAAACATATACAGGAGAAAACTGTATTCCTAATTATACTTCCAAAATTTGTATGAGCttagtttaaaaaagtaacttttaaataaaaaagctcaGTTGACAGAATTTGGTTTCATCTTCAGCCATCTTTGTGAATGTACTGTaatcatataaaatacatttttaaggcAATAGGTTTACACATAAAAGCATATGGAAATAAACCACTGTTCCAACACCAAACACACAATCCGATGTAGAAGTGGACTTGTGTCCGGAGAAATCTCTACTGTGCTGCTCAAATAAGAGATCTGATCTCCAGACACACCTTTAGGtatcatttaaaatagttaggGTTTACCCAATTGAAGAGGTAAAAAGCATAGAAATACTGCAAATCCCCACCTTATTGCAAACTGTCCTGCCTGCAAAGCATAAAGAATTGACAGGTATTGATCGTGGGGGCATCTTGTcactagggatgggaattttaaacgtttaagcGTATatactctaaagaagtggttaaacccTGAATAATATGCTAGTATAACCGGTCacatgacaaatttcaccaaacgcatgtcttaatgtattcattttaataatttatcatcatatacagTAGTCTGTCGTGTATCTGACTGCTTAAATGCCACAGTAAGGGCAGATACTCTAAAAAAGAAGGGGTTTGGCTATTGCctgcaagtagtttttttttttaattggtgtaacagaaagattgacactagggcgggttttattctgtcgatctggcgcttcagtggcgcactctgtgttcatgctaTAGTAGGAGTGGCATGGTATCCAGTCCACGGGGTATGAAAGTTAATGACAAGCGATTTTTCTGACgtttgttatacatttttaataaaatggcatctctaaacaaagaaATGAGGCGAAGCCACGTTTGGAAATATTTTGATGAAAGGGGTGAAAACTATTagaaataattatgccaaacaaaattgacTTGAGATCTATGTAATTTGTTAACAGAAGgggatatttaaaatatataagaaaagGATTACCCCTGTTTGTGGcaccgatccctgaacagtagAGTTAACATGTATTGGATTCTGTAACacgtgtgtggtgttttttttgttattgtttttgttctttgaatataatgtaggaaaaaaaaaaaaaaaaaggtttagtttactttattcactttgtgcccacagggccagaacaggtacatctcaatagtgcagtacaaatacaaagagagacatttaccaatataaaaataataatttaaatgattttaaaaagaccaaattcccattcggtttattattattattttttttaagattctattgatttttttagtattactatgcaggacagccacaaTACGACTGTtcccttttattaaaaatgtgcacgggTGATTCTACAGATTTATCTACCAGTTTAttaactaatgcccataaattagtGACAaccctaatttcaatatatactggtgtgtacttttttttttttttttactttgtagttaagtctttacgatgttaaaacgttatttgcttattttgggTTTCTTTGCTTGGAAAATACTAACCagtatgtaatataaagagtgtgtgagtgtgtgtgtgtagatgtggtTTAAACGCAGACACCTGAatagcatttaaacgttcataaaaagcACATCCCCACTTGTCACTGCCCTGTGTTTCAAGCTTAAAATTAATACTATAATGTCTTGATAGCAGTTTCTAGAACTTGTTTATGATAAATAAAACCATGCTAAGCAATTAAAGGAGAACATAAATATTTCTACAGTGATTGTAAGTATTGTCATAgactgtaaactgtaaaaaaaaaaaatattgtaatcatGTTACTCAGCAGGGGTCTGAGAACCTTAAACTGAATGCATATATGGACTGATAACTGGTGATACTTTTCATATTGTCAGCACTACACCACAGtatcttagtttaaaaaaaaatgcaatatacatAACCACCATTATCCACCACAACTTCCTGGATAGGTAATCTCAGGTCACTCAAAACAGATCTCAATTGACAAATGGGGGTGGGAGATCCATTTTAAGGCCACAAAGCTTCTGAAGCCTccacactgttaaaatataagGGAACAATTTCCCAAATATTGTTAAGACAGTTTCTTGAAAAGCAAACGCTACCAATTTATTTTCCGAGCAGTAATGAAAAAAGTCCTTAAGGTGAATATCAGAGACTGCTTTGCAGCTTTTACACATTTGCTCCCTCCTTACTTTCTCCACTCTTAATATAAAGGTGTCATGCTTTTCaacataaattaattatttcacgACGcagtcacaaataaaaaaacGTACAGATTATGGAAGAAAACTGAAGGACCTAAAATCTACACCAGAAATTGTGGAAAagtgcaaataaacattttaaaatagcttttaacaacccagataaaaaaaataaaactgcccaGTCAATCCTGGTTTCCACATTCCAGCTGAGTTAGCCGTGCGCCCCATACGCTACTTGGCAATCATGCTTTCTGCCCTTCagcaaaggaggctgacatgtcATCATGATTAACAGTTTCTTTACATTAACTTTCAGAACAGTCCTAGAATGTGAACACTCCATTCTCTGCTGGTGGTCCGACACTGCCGATGTCACCGGAACTCATATATTGGGGCACTGTGTTCAGGAACGTGGGTGAGGTTTAAGGACTGGTACCTGTGGAGGTCAATGATAGAGGCTTCAAGGAGAGCAGACAATGATATTGCTTTAAACAGGTGGATAACCTCATACAAACATTGACACTGGAAATATTTcagtgtgtaaaacaaaacatagaacACAGCACATGTATCAAATTTGAAAGCAATACCTAGTGTTATCTCTATGATCAAGAAACAAAAGCATTTTGTACATGTTACGTAGAGTTCttttttgcaactttttttttcaccccctCATACAGTTaattgcaaactgtataattctcacCTGTCAAACAAAGGCACATGTTCTAGGATCTAGCACAAATAAACCCTTGCATACATGTATATGTGAATCTATGAAATAACCAGcatatgtgtagatttaccagctcaacggtcaatgtataaaataactaaggcGATGGTAGTAAACAATCTCTTTACTTACATCCATCACTGTCTGGcaacaattcacaatacaaaataatgttttgctggcCAAGTGACATAACACACTGTATGActctcactgaaatgcaaaacctgcAAGCACTTAGATTATGCATTTTTCTAAATGAGTTCAACTGAATACTAAATCACACTTAGTAGAGGCATGAGTTTTGCTGAAGTGATGTCTATTACAATACCTAATGTTTgccctatttttattttttttcataaagcgAACGACAAGGGGGGTAAAATTGttagaaataaaactataaaCGTGTGTCTAATCATATCTGTATAGAggacaaaacattaatacaaggTCTAtgctaaaaacacattattattattattattattattattatttattattattattattaataaaaaaaaaatattgaaagaaGGGATGCAGTGTTTACAAAGATTAATCAAACAATAGAAACAAATCCTAAGgctagagtttaaaaaaaaaaaaaagtttaacttacCCAAGTGTAATTCACCTCAAATGCTATAGCATTAtaactaccatctccttagttattttatacattgactgctgagctggtaaatctacactaTAGCGGTTATTTTATAGACTGACCGCTGAGCTGATTTACCGATTTTACACGTGAACCGTAACATATATCCTTTTAACATGTCGTatactattttttattgttttacattgatATGTACAACATAATATATAAACATGACACATAACTTTTGTCTCAATTTCTTTTTGCCTTTACTCAAAAACACAATATGGGCTACACAGTCAGTGTGAAACCaggttattattatcattatatgcATGCTTATAGCTTATATGTTTGTGACCAATGGGTTTTACTAAATCGTGTTCTCCAAATTGAAACAGATTCTGCGGTTGTTTTACAGAAAAGGTGCATTTTGTTAAGGTATGCTGTCATTATGTCCAAATTTAAACCACCTCCAAGGAAGGTTTAAATTGAATCCacctttcatatttaaaatgagtgGTGAAATGTGATTGGATTGAGTGCATGTACAAGGTTTATTCTCTTTGTGAGAGAAGAGAGCACCGCACCTGTGTTGTTATGCTGAAGTTGGTGAAAGTAATCAGACTGTATCCAGCTGTTTGATTGCTTCAGCTCGCCGTTCAaaccgttttttgttttgttcagtatctttgcaaattcctttttttttttttttttttttgataaagacAAGCTCACCATTCTGAACTTCTGTGGTAGTAATAGCCCTCGACAGTAGCTGTGGATTTCTGGAAGCAGATGTAATAAAAACCTGCAAAGGAAGCTCCACTGATATCCTTGATTGTGTGATCTGGAACTAAAAACTGTTcctataaaatacaatgaaacgCAGCATTACACAACTGCACTAAAAATAGAACATTTAggtaatctttaaaaataatcattattCTCTCCCGACCCTCAAAAATGCCCCCTAAATCAAATCGGCTTGTTCTCCTGAGCAGCTTTTGCAATCAGAAAACAGAGCTCCTTAGTTTATTCATGTTAAAGTTACCTTACACATTATCCATTCACGAAGACATTTAATTGATCTTGCCTTATCAATTCTTCAGTTTGTGTAAAAGTGTAACACTTGCATTTTCTAAACCTTTAACTCCTTTTTAAAAGTACTTGAAGTCTGTCTTATGCTGGTTCTCTATTAAGCACTGCCCTCTACAGGACGCGCAGCAAAAGTACACAGGCAGAAAGTGGAATTACCTTCCACCTCATGAAGACGTAGTCACTGTTCTTTAGTTCTTCATAGTCAAATTCATCAGAGTTAAATGTTTTTGCATATTGATAAAAAGCCTGAAACttcccctaaaaaaaataaaaaaaaataaattagatagattttttttattggtttccaCACATAGGTTGTTTCTGTGTTAGATGCAGATTTTCCTGCAGCAGAGAAATGAGTCACAGGAGGGACGCAATAATGAATATGCATTATTGAGATTGTTCATACCCAGTGTTTACGATCTACATCCTCATCTGCGTCCCATTTGCGTGTTAAAAAAGGATGTTTTTTACTGATTATTTCCCCTGCAAAAAACGTGGTAAGTGTTGGGTACTCCTGTTgagacaaaaaaaagttttaaaacagaaaaaatttGAATGATTTGAGCACAATTGTCAATCTTTTTGCGTAACAtgcatatgttattttatttatttttgtatgttatctGGGTCAGAGGGAGATAAACTATTTTCCGAGATATATCGatccacagtacagtatttcataataGTGAAGCGTTGGGCTTTTCTAAGTTTTTCTAGCTAAATCTACAGTAATGAGTCACACACTGCAGATGtgaatcatctttttttttttttcacactataGAGTAACAGTTGCACAAACCAGATAATCCAGGAAGATGATGGAACTGAAGTATATCCTTAGAGGACAACTGACCTACTTTTAATGAAGAAAATGTCAGCTACAACACTAGATTAAAAATCAAACCTTATTGTTTATAGATTAAGCACCTCCAGATACATTCACCCACCAATACAAGCCGAACACTCATTCTCCAACTTCCATCTAACTAAAGAACAAATGACATGTATGTTTATCAGCTGTGAATGTCACATGAAACTGTACAAACAGATGAAAGGACTGCACACAAATCCCAACTGGTAAATCCCTCCATTGTGGTTTTCATTAGAAAAGGCAATGCAGGACTACGATAAACAATTAGTCCCCTGATAAAGGCATTGAACCTCTGCCACTTTGGACTCAAGTCAGTGTGATTTTAGTTGCCGAGGCGCACAAAGAAAGTAGGTACAAATAATGATGCGTTTTGTAccaattttacacattttattctaCCCAACTCAAATCTTCCCACACCACCTATAAATCAGATTAAGGAAGATCAGCAGGAAACTTCTGTACTGCTTTTAATAGGAAATACGTAATGGGAGCCCTAAAAGTAACTGTAAAGTGACAAAACACACCACAATACTGGGCTGTGGTGTACACATGGTTCAGTTTATTTGCAAATCTCTCAGCAACTCACCTCAGTAAGTCCTTTGATCTTCAGGTAACCACACAAATAAGAATCTTCCTTGGTAACAtgctgaagatttaaaaaaaaaaaaaaaaaaaaaaaaaaaaaaaacacaaaaaaacaccaccacatcACACAGCATGAACAGCTGTCAGTGCTAGGTTTAACCTAATAGacaacaaaataaactgcatgcgATTCAATTGGACTTGGATTGtcacatttttgtaattgcatGCTGGTGTCTAATGTCGATACATGTTTTTACAGGAGGAATGAGATCATTAACGggataaaaaataacatttgataaCTCTAAAGTAATGAGTCACACACCGCAGATGTGAATCATCTTTTTTACGGATAGCAAACCCTTCTAAAAACCGTCTCTAGTTCTTCTACATGGCACAATATCAAATTCTAATCAGGCAGCAGCAAAATGGGTGTAAAATTTCCGAAAATTAcacatatttttaataacaacaacatgacCTGGGTAATTACTTTACCATGATCTTTTACCAATTATATTAAACTAAATCAGTGATAAAACGAACTTCATCACTCAATACTTCCAAAACAATCCAAGAAAAGCAGTCTGCAGAGCACAGACTTTCTTTAAGTTCAGTCCTGTCAAGAAGGTGACCAACGTCCAAAACGCCCCCCCCCAGTACGAGAGGCTCTCAAAGTAATACAACAACAAGTTTTACGTTGTTCACTCCCCGCATTACTATTAATGCCACAGCACAACGGTACTGTCCATGTGTTCAGAGTCTGACTGACACTGTGTATATGTTTAACTACTCAATACAGACTTGTTCTTAAATATTGtgcaacaaaacaatataaaaaataagaatcGTCTCCAAAATGTGCATGCATTGTAACATGGGAATTAGCATGCTGTTGCTAAATTTGTCTTCCAACGTGTCCGTTAGTGTCACAGTTGTATGATCATAAATAACTGGGTAAAAATGAAGAGGACAGCCAAAATTAGACCGCTCTCGGCTTACCTGTAGAACTACCTCCACATCGTACGAGTTGCCTTTGCTCTTCTGGTGCCCGCGGAACTTGGAACCGCTGTAGAGGAGTGAGGTGGCGACGCCGGGCTGCTGCGTGTTGATCGGGGGAGGAGGGATAAGAGAAACCGGGGAGATCAAGGCCGCGGAGGCGTTGCAGCAGGACTCCGTGCGGACCGGCATTATTATTCCTCCAGGTGGGCTGGCCCCGAACGCTGTCGACGCTCTCCGGCGGGCAGACGAGAGAATAAAAGGGGAGGAAATTGACGAGGCGGCTCACAAAACTCCCCAGGCCGCCCGAGTCTGCGTTACCAGGGTCCCTGTAAAACTGTAGGGACCACTGCGCAGCTCCACACAGCAGCATCCTCCCACCTGATTAGCCACCATAAAGAACTCTTTGCATTCATTGGATGGGAGACCGAAATGTATCATGGGATTTGTAGGTTCTGGGACTCGGATTTGTAGTTCTCAATTTCGCAATATAAACTAATTCTCCCACAATCCTCTAATGTgacgcctgttttttttttttctaacgtAATCCCTCCTTTGCCTAAACCGACTGGAAACAACACAAGCTTTTTGATTGGATAGCATGGTCTGCCAAAATTACAATTGATAGGTCACAGGCAGGGTCAATGCTATGGCGGCGTCTGTGGAGAGTGGAATGTGAATGTCATCGGTTTTCAtgttgattttaataaaactagAAAACAACCAACGAATAAGAAACATAGTGTTCAGATTGGATGCATTCCTAATAAATAAGACGTGTTTTAAATTAGGGATGCAGAACTAATTATAATATTGTAATGTTCCGGTATTACACTACAGtacatttgtgttattattaataccGGCACTTGTACACTACTTGTTAGAAGAGAGACGCTCTGTTTCTTTTCCAAAGGTTTAGCTAACCAATTTCAAGTAAGTACTTTATTTATAATAGTTTGGAATTGTAACGAGCTGAAAAATATGTTCCGGAATGTGCTACGTTTGTATAGTAATTCGCTTCCAGTGTGCTGCTGTCCAGTGATCACAAGCCTGACACAAACCAGACAA
It encodes:
- the LOC121300823 gene encoding glucose-induced degradation protein 4 homolog isoform X2, with product MPVRTESCCNASAALISPVSLIPPPPINTQQPGVATSLLYSGSKFRGHQKSKGNSYDVEVVLQEYPTLTTFFAGEIISKKHPFLTRKWDADEDVDRKHWGKFQAFYQYAKTFNSDEFDYEELKNSDYVFMRWKEQFLVPDHTIKDISGASFAGFYYICFQKSTATVEGYYYHRSSEWYQSLNLTHVPEHSAPIYEFR
- the LOC121300823 gene encoding glucose-induced degradation protein 4 homolog isoform X1, which produces MPVRTESCCNASAALISPVSLIPPPPINTQQPGVATSLLYSGSKFRGHQKSKGNSYDVEVVLQHVTKEDSYLCGYLKIKGLTEEYPTLTTFFAGEIISKKHPFLTRKWDADEDVDRKHWGKFQAFYQYAKTFNSDEFDYEELKNSDYVFMRWKEQFLVPDHTIKDISGASFAGFYYICFQKSTATVEGYYYHRSSEWYQSLNLTHVPEHSAPIYEFR